A single genomic interval of Heteronotia binoei isolate CCM8104 ecotype False Entrance Well chromosome 11, APGP_CSIRO_Hbin_v1, whole genome shotgun sequence harbors:
- the RNFT2 gene encoding E3 ubiquitin-protein ligase RNFT2: MLSVLCFKVLRKMQRRHSSITDSLPPERSRSQTISSETSVDEGGVFESLKTEPPSPQQLFSGLGGIPSGTITATPFQSSLVLGSSVGGGEVFIQMPTSREEGASRSEGVPYHHRPQSHHYHHSHQRGSSLLHMAGSDRHGHTEEGAEDQPGTPAPALSELKAVISWLQKGLPFIMILLAKVCFQHKLGIALCIGMASTFAYANSTLREQVSLKEKRSVLVVFWILAFLAGNTLYLLYTFSSQQLYNSLIFLKPNLDKLDFFDLMWIVGITDFVLKYLTIALKCLVVALPKIVLAVKSKGKFYLVIEELSQLFRSLVPIQLWYKYIMGDDPSSSYFLGGILLILYSLCKSFDICGRVGSVRKALKVLCTPQNYGVRATSQQCSEAGDICAICQAEFREPLILLCQHVFCEECLCLWFDREKTCPLCRSVAVETVRCWKDGTTSAHFQVY, from the exons ATGTTGAGTGTGTTGTGTTTCAAAGTGTTAAGGAAGATGCAGAGACGACACAGCAGCATCACTGATAGCCTTCCTCCTGAAAG AAGCCGGAGTCAGACCATCAGCTCTGAGACGAGTGTGGACGAAGGTGGTGTTTTTGAAAGTCTCAAGACTGAACCTCCTTCTCCTCAGCAGCTCTTTTCAGGACTGGGGGGCATCCCATCGGGCACAATCACAGCCACCCCTTTCCAGTCGAGTTTGGTCCTCGGATCCTCGGTAGGCGGTGGGGAGGTGTTCATTCAGATGCCAACCTCGCGGGAAGAAGGGGCCAGCCGCTCAGAAGGAGTGCCTTACCACCACCGGCCACAGTCTCACCACTACCACCACAGCCACCAGCGGGGATCCTCACTGCTGCACATGGCTGGGAGTGACCGCCATGGACACACTGAGGAAGGTGCCGAGGACCAGCCTGGGACTCCAGCCCCTGCACTTTCAGAATTGAAGGCCGTGATCTCCTGGCTGCAGAAGGGGCTCCCCTTCATTATGATTCTTTTGGCTAAAGTTTGTTTCCAGCATAAGCTAG GAATTGCTCTGTGTATCGGCATGGCCAGCACATTTGCATATGCAAACTCGACTCTACGAGAACAAGTCTCCTTGAAG GAAAAGAGATCAGTGCTGGTGGTTTTCTGGATCTTGGCCTTCCTTGCAGGGAACACCTTGTACCTGCTGTATACATTCAGCTCGCAGCAGTTGTACAACAG CCTCATCTTCCTGAAACCCAACCTGGATAAGCTGGATTTCTTTGACCTGATGTGGATTGTGGGGATAACTGACTTTGTACTCAAATACCTTACAATTGCCTTGAAATGCCTGGTCGTTGCTCTGCCAAAAATTGTCCTTGCCGTCAAATCAAAG GGGAAGTTCTATTTGGTCATTGAAGAACTGAGCCAGCTGTTCCGTTCCCTCGTCCCCATCCAGCTGTGGTACAAATACATCATGGGAGATGATCCATCCAGCAGCTATTTCCTTGGGGGTATTCTCCTTATCTTGTACAGCCTCTGCAAA TCTTTTGACATCTGTGGTCGTGTGGGAAGTGTAAGGAAAGCCTTGAAGGTCCTGTGCACTCCTCAG AACTATGGAGTCCGTGCGACTAGCCAGCAGTGCAGTGAGGCCGGGGACATCTGTGCCATCTGCCAGGCTGAGTTCAGGGAACCGCTGATCCTCTTGTGCCAG CATGTGTTTTGTGAAGAGTGCCTCTGCCTTTGGTTTGACCGGGAGAAGACCTGCCCACTCTGCCGTTCAGTGGCCGTGGAAACTGTGCGCTGCTGGAAAGATGGCACCACTTCGGCTCATTTCCAGGTTTATTAA